The following proteins are encoded in a genomic region of Brachypodium distachyon strain Bd21 chromosome 1, Brachypodium_distachyon_v3.0, whole genome shotgun sequence:
- the LOC100826499 gene encoding cysteine-rich receptor-like protein kinase 10, whose translation MQQSWLFLLAVAVSPLATGAYTVDCIDGGGTYKANSTYEANLRRLAAIVPAEISSSNILFAFRGVGSWPNRPRAASHCYMIINSNGTVSSPSASSCAACIAGAFREAERACPYGKKAVVFGHSCRLSLAGFPSAVVFGQSSWFELLGPGLILQAIGFAWLFFLLLQEWRDKRRRSMMRYSSVPSEDQEINV comes from the exons ATGCAGCAATCCtggctcttcctcctcgccgtcgccgtctcgCCTCTCGCCACCGGCGCGTACACCGTCGACTGCATCGATGGCGGCGGCACATACAAGGCCAACAGCACCTACGAAGccaacctccgccgcctggCCGCCATCGTCCCGGCCgagatctcctcctccaataTCCTCTTTGCGTTCCGTGGCGTCGGGTCCTGGCCCAACCGGCCGCGTGCCGCCTCGCACTGCTACATGATTATTAACAGCAACGGGACCGTCAGCTCCCCCTCCGCTTCCTCCTGCGCCGCCTGTATCGCCGGCGCCTTCCGGGAAGCGGAGAGGGCGTGCCCTTACGGCAAGAAGGCGGTCGTCTTCGGTCACTCctgccgcctcagcctcgccGGTTTCCCTAGCGCTGTCGTCTTCG GCCAGAGCAGTTGGTTTGAGCTCTTGGGTCCGGGATTGATACTTCAAGCAATTGGATTTGCATGGcttttcttcttgcttcttcAGGAATGGCGTGATAAGAGAAGAAGATCTATGAT GCGTTACAGCTCTGTTCCATCTGAAGATCAGGAGATCAACGTCTGA
- the LOC100826812 gene encoding cysteine-rich receptor-like protein kinase 6 isoform X1: MVITMISHKLSCYASIIVVVVPFLARLAASDVLWQECDSSQNYTANSPFQSNLKQLSTTLPTEASSSATLFATAAVGAIPDTVYALTLCRGDTNNASACNVCVSNAFRDAQQVCAYNMDVAVYYDPCYLRFSNQNFLTSIDNTKRHIMPNGENVTALAATFDAAVGVLLAAVADYAALNDSSSSRYYGTGVEDFDDENDVPRIYALAQCTPDMAPADCRRCLEGIVKVMPKHFSRRQGGRILGLRCNYRFELYPPFSGAPLLHLPAPASGETPTTDGGGRRNKSTIILIAALVVVSSALAFTLVCFGVWSSRRHQRLSSLPYSRNWESAPSINLSFLGLSTLEIATENFAERNKLGEGGFGAVYKGALPDGQEIAVKRLSQGSAQGIGELKTELILVAKLQHKNLVRLIGVCLEEHEKLVIYEYMPNRSLDTILFDPEKSKDLDWGKRLKIINGIARGLQYVHEDSQLKIIHRDLKASNVLLDSDLNPKISDFGLARLCQGDQSKDVTNRVVGTFGYMAPEYVVRGHYSTKSDVFSFGILILEIITGRRNCGSYNSEQSVDLLTLIWENWTRGTISEIADPSLITTSSSSIPEDEMVACVHIGLLCVQESPADRPTMSAVNAILNSDTVALHAPSKPAFCIRGSSAHPEPRQGAGASHGGAGRPAAVMSLNEVSLTELVAR; this comes from the exons ATGGTTATCACCATGATCTCTCACAAACTCTCGTGCTACGCCtccatcatcgtcgtcgtcgtcccctTCCTAGCGCGGCTCGCCGCCAGCGACGTGCTGTGGCAAGAATGCGATAGCAGCCAGAACTACACAGCCAACAGCCCCTTCCAATCAAACCTAAAGCAGCTCTCCACCACCCTCCCCACGGAGGCCTCCTCATCTGCCACGCTCTTCGCCACGGCAGCCGTCGGCGCCATCCCGGACACCGTGTACGCGCTCACGCTCTGCCGCGGCGACACCAACAACGCCTCCGCCTGCAACGTCTGCGTGTCCAACGCCTTCCGGGACGCGCAGCAGGTGTGCGCCTACAACATGGACGTGGCCGTCTACTACGACCCTTGCTACCTCCGCTTCTCCAACCAGAACTTCCTAACCTCCATCGACAACACCAAGCGGCACATCATGCCCAACGGGGAGAACGTGACCGCCCTGGCTGCGACGTTCGATGCCGCCGTGGGCGTGCTCCTCGCCGCTGTCGCCGACTACGCGGCGCTGAAcgactcttcctcctcgcggtATTACGGCACGGGAGTGGAGGACTTTGATGATGAGAACGACGTCCCGAGGATCTACGCGCTGGCGCAGTGCACGCCGGACATGGCGCCGGCCGACTGCCGGAGATGCCTCGAGGGAATCGTGAAGGTGATGCCGAAGCATTTCAGCAGGCGGCAGGGCGGGAGGATCCTGGGGTTACGCTGCAACTACCGGTTCGAACTGTATCCTCCCTTCTCCGGTGCTCCGCTTTTGCATCTTCCAGCGCCGGCCTCGGGTGAGACACCAACGACGGATGGAG gaggaaggagaaataAATCAACTATCATCCTAATCGCTGCACTGGTTGTAGTTTCTTCAGCATTGGCTTTCACTTTAGTTTGCTTTGGTGTATGGAGTAGTAGAAGACACCAACGATTGTCGTCACTACCAT ATTCCCGCAATTGGGAGAGCGCTCCAAGCATCAATTTATCCTTTCTTGGTCTGTCGACATTGGAAATTGCAACAGAAAATTTTGCAGAAAGAAATAAGCTTGGGGAAGGTGGATTCGGTGCAGTTTACAAG GGAGCCCTTCCTGATGGCCAAGAGATAGCTGTGAAGAGACTCTCACAGGGTTCAGCGCAAGGAATAGGAGAACTGAAAACAGAGCTCATTTTGGTTGCTAAGCTTCAGCACAAGAATCTTGTGAGGCTTATAGGAGTTTGCTTGGAAGAGCACGAGAAGCTTGTTATCTACGAATACATGCCCAATAGAAGCCTTGACACGATCCTCTTTG ATCCTGAGAAGAGCAAGGATCTTGATTGGGGGAAGAGGCTCAAGATAATTAATGGGATTGCGCGAGGTTTACAGTACGTCCATGAAGATTCTCAGCTGAAAATAATCCACCGAGACCTCAAAGCGAGCAATGTTCTTTTGGATTCAGATTTGAATCCGAAGATTTCAGACTTTGGTCTGGCAAGGCTGTGCCAAGGCGATCAATCAAAGGATGTCACAAACAGAGTTGTTGGGACGTT TGGATACATGGCACCAGAATACGTCGTCCGCGGACACTACTCGACCAAATCAGACGTGTTTAGCTTCGGCATTCTGATTTTAGAGATCATAACAGGAAGAAGAAACTGTGGATCCTACAACTCCGAGCAGTCTGTTGACCTCTTAACTCTT ATATGGGAGAACTGGACCAGGGGAACGATCTCTGAGATAGCTGACCCGTCCCTTAttaccaccagcagcagcagcattccGGAAGATGAGATGGTGGCGTGCGTCCACATCGGGCTGCTGTGCGTGCAGGAGAGCCCCGCAGATAGGCCGACCATGTCGGCCGTGAATGCGATCCTTAACAGCGACACCGTCGCGCTTCATGCTCCGTCCAAGCCGGCGTTCTGTATCCGGGGGAGTAGCGCTCACCCGGAACCACGTCAGGGAGCGGGAGCCTCGCATGGTGGTGCAggcaggccggcggcggtgatgtCACTCAACGAGGTCTCGCTCACGGAGCTTGTAGCCAGATAA
- the LOC100826812 gene encoding cysteine-rich receptor-like protein kinase 6 isoform X2: MVITMISHKLSCYASIIVVVVPFLARLAASDVLWQECDSSQNYTANSPFQSNLKQLSTTLPTEASSSATLFATAAVGAIPDTVYALTLCRGDTNNASACNVCVSNAFRDAQQVCAYNMDVAVYYDPCYLRFSNQNFLTSIDNTKRHIMPNGENVTALAATFDAAVGVLLAAVADYAALNDSSSSRYYGTGVEDFDDENDVPRIYALAQCTPDMAPADCRRCLEGIVKVMPKHFSRRQGGRILGLRCNYRFELYPPFSGAPLLHLPAPASGETPTTDGGGRRNKSTIILIAALVVVSSALAFTLVCFGVWSSRRHQRLSSLPYSRNWESAPSINLSFLGLSTLEIATENFAERNKLGEGGFGAVYKGALPDGQEIAVKRLSQGSAQGIGELKTELILVAKLQHKNLVRLIGVCLEEHEKLVIYEYMPNRSLDTILFDPEKSKDLDWGKRLKIINGIARGLQYVHEDSQLKIIHRDLKASNVLLDSDLNPKISDFGLARLCQGDQSKDVTNRVVGTFGYMAPEYVVRGHYSTKSDVFSFGILILEIITGRRNCGSYNSEQSVDLLTLKP, from the exons ATGGTTATCACCATGATCTCTCACAAACTCTCGTGCTACGCCtccatcatcgtcgtcgtcgtcccctTCCTAGCGCGGCTCGCCGCCAGCGACGTGCTGTGGCAAGAATGCGATAGCAGCCAGAACTACACAGCCAACAGCCCCTTCCAATCAAACCTAAAGCAGCTCTCCACCACCCTCCCCACGGAGGCCTCCTCATCTGCCACGCTCTTCGCCACGGCAGCCGTCGGCGCCATCCCGGACACCGTGTACGCGCTCACGCTCTGCCGCGGCGACACCAACAACGCCTCCGCCTGCAACGTCTGCGTGTCCAACGCCTTCCGGGACGCGCAGCAGGTGTGCGCCTACAACATGGACGTGGCCGTCTACTACGACCCTTGCTACCTCCGCTTCTCCAACCAGAACTTCCTAACCTCCATCGACAACACCAAGCGGCACATCATGCCCAACGGGGAGAACGTGACCGCCCTGGCTGCGACGTTCGATGCCGCCGTGGGCGTGCTCCTCGCCGCTGTCGCCGACTACGCGGCGCTGAAcgactcttcctcctcgcggtATTACGGCACGGGAGTGGAGGACTTTGATGATGAGAACGACGTCCCGAGGATCTACGCGCTGGCGCAGTGCACGCCGGACATGGCGCCGGCCGACTGCCGGAGATGCCTCGAGGGAATCGTGAAGGTGATGCCGAAGCATTTCAGCAGGCGGCAGGGCGGGAGGATCCTGGGGTTACGCTGCAACTACCGGTTCGAACTGTATCCTCCCTTCTCCGGTGCTCCGCTTTTGCATCTTCCAGCGCCGGCCTCGGGTGAGACACCAACGACGGATGGAG gaggaaggagaaataAATCAACTATCATCCTAATCGCTGCACTGGTTGTAGTTTCTTCAGCATTGGCTTTCACTTTAGTTTGCTTTGGTGTATGGAGTAGTAGAAGACACCAACGATTGTCGTCACTACCAT ATTCCCGCAATTGGGAGAGCGCTCCAAGCATCAATTTATCCTTTCTTGGTCTGTCGACATTGGAAATTGCAACAGAAAATTTTGCAGAAAGAAATAAGCTTGGGGAAGGTGGATTCGGTGCAGTTTACAAG GGAGCCCTTCCTGATGGCCAAGAGATAGCTGTGAAGAGACTCTCACAGGGTTCAGCGCAAGGAATAGGAGAACTGAAAACAGAGCTCATTTTGGTTGCTAAGCTTCAGCACAAGAATCTTGTGAGGCTTATAGGAGTTTGCTTGGAAGAGCACGAGAAGCTTGTTATCTACGAATACATGCCCAATAGAAGCCTTGACACGATCCTCTTTG ATCCTGAGAAGAGCAAGGATCTTGATTGGGGGAAGAGGCTCAAGATAATTAATGGGATTGCGCGAGGTTTACAGTACGTCCATGAAGATTCTCAGCTGAAAATAATCCACCGAGACCTCAAAGCGAGCAATGTTCTTTTGGATTCAGATTTGAATCCGAAGATTTCAGACTTTGGTCTGGCAAGGCTGTGCCAAGGCGATCAATCAAAGGATGTCACAAACAGAGTTGTTGGGACGTT TGGATACATGGCACCAGAATACGTCGTCCGCGGACACTACTCGACCAAATCAGACGTGTTTAGCTTCGGCATTCTGATTTTAGAGATCATAACAGGAAGAAGAAACTGTGGATCCTACAACTCCGAGCAGTCTGTTGACCTCTTAACTCTT AAACCATAA
- the LOC112269831 gene encoding cysteine-rich receptor-like protein kinase 6, which yields MESPTSCHQIITWSHCQRSSSKKVVAGSFIYVLMCSSQQAHGTPYSTKIHFFDSFSAMPQATVLLVLAVFAPLACTAEETNHSMPSRHFCGTQSRYAPDGTYEAKLRLLAAKLAAELVNASSELCPCPTSAHANADQVAAYAYCRRRPDVANASDTCVACIALAFLDARRLCPYHREAMVQRGECQIAFHDAQLREQEDMVDNNRHMSFWKSFWMYNGSVQAVILMLQFQVIGFACLLFLLIQEWRGKKTLRDVI from the exons ATGGAATCTCCAACATCATGCCACCAGATAATCACATGGTCACATTGTCAACGATCAAGTTCAAAGAAAGTTGTTGCAGGGAGTTTCATATACGTGCTAATgtgcagcagccagcaggcaCATGGCACACCGTATTCAACCAAAATTCATTTCTTTGATTCTTTCTCCGCCATGCCTCAAGCCACAGTCCTACTCGTCCTCGCCGTGTTCGCGCCGCTGGCCTGCACGGCCGAGGAAACCAACCACAGCATGCCCAGCCGCCACTTCTGCGGGACGCAAAGCCGCTACGCTCCCGACGGCACCTACGAGGCCAAGCTACGGTTGCTTGCGGCTAAGCTCGCCGCCGAGCTTGTAAATGCATCCTCAGAACTATGCCCCTGCCCCACTTCCGCCCATGCCAATGCCGATCAAGTCGCCGCGTACGCCTACTGCCGCCGGCGTCCGGACGTCGCCAATGCGTCGGACACCTGCGTCGCCTGCATCGCCTTGGCCTTCCTGGACGCGCGGCGGCTGTGCCCGTACCACAGGGAAGCCATGGTACAGCGTGGCGAATGCCAAATCGCCTTCCATGATGCGCAACTCAGGGAGCAGGAAGATATGGTGGATAACAACAGAC ATATGTCATTTTGGAAATCATTTTGGATGTATAATGGTTCAGTCCAAGCTGTCATTTTGATGCTACAGTTCCAAGTCATTGGGTTCGCTTGTCTTCTGTTCTTGCTGATCCAGGAATGGCGTGGCAAGAAGACGCTGCGCGATGTAATTTAG
- the LOC100827116 gene encoding cysteine-rich receptor-like protein kinase 10: MKSLPRRLVVPILLLLISYLQPPLATGNTYATVCGKTGKYKANSTYQDNVRSVTEYIANEASFSGGNGFATTTIGAGPDTVHGLGICRGDTPDNVNCYQWLSTASEAASNSIICPYDKDATFFYDGCIMRFSDQDFLSSKDNEPVVILNNTEMAMPAAVAGSFDVLVDTLLNRTAEHAAAAADAGKKKMATGEAVFSAGDPSPETKVYSLAQCTPDMATAWCRDCLAHLMDKLALRIRGALGERVSGVRCNVRFEVYPFYVGEAMVRIEGTTLAPSPAPFPSSPPPTPREVVTPVSSPNKGGIKNKIWIIAVSASLALLLFSILFAFMWTRSRQRDKRNTNSQLQVAPPSTEEAIMIWRMEEGHSEFSTFEFSQIVDATNNFSEINKLGEGGFGRVYKGQLPNGLEIAVKRLAQHSGQGLNEFKTEIQLIAKLQHTNLVRLLGCCIQGEEKILIYEYMLNKSLDFFIFDTTRRSLLNWNRRRHIIEGIAQGLLYLHKHSRWRVIHRDLKASNILLDDNMNPKISDFGLARIFGSNETHANTSRVMGTHGYMAPEYASEGQFSIKSDVFSFGVLLLEIISGKRNNGFHQTGNYGNLLGYAWLLWKRENWCELIDPCLDVKHPNMDIMRFINVGLMCVQDNAVDRPAISDAISLLMNESTSLPDPKQPAYFRNRGEYPFELEEPQSVNLVTGSPPDGR; this comes from the exons ATGAAATCTTTACCCAGGCGTCTCGTCGtccccatcctcctcctaCTCATCTCCTACCTGCAGCCACCTTTAGCCACAGGTAACACCTACGCCACTGTCTGCGGCAAAACCGGCAAGTACAAGGCCAACAGCACCTACCAAGACAACGTCCGGTCCGTCACCGAATACATCGCCAACGAAGCCTCCTTCAGTGGAGGCAACGGCTTCGCAACGACGACCATCGGTGCCGGCCCTGACACCGTTCACGGCCTCGGGATATGCCGCGGCGACACCCCCGATAATGTCAACTGCTACCAGTGGCTTTCCACGGCCTCCGAAGCAGCATCAAACTCTATAATCTGTCCGTACGACAAGGACGCCACTTTCTTCTACGACGGTTGCATCATGCGCTTCTCCGACCAGGACTTCCTCTCCTCCAAGGACAACGAGCCGGTAGTCATCCTCAACAACACGGAAATGGCGATGCCCGCCGCTGTGGCCGGCAGCTTCGACGTTCTCGTGGATACGCTCTTGAACAGGACAGCAGAGCAtgcggctgcagcagctgatgcaggcaagaagaagatggccaCCGGCGAGGCCGTGTTCAGCGCGGGTGATCCTTCGCCGGAAACGAAGGTGTACAGCCTGGCGCAGTGCACGCCGGACATGGCGACCGCGTGGTGCCGCGATTGCCTCGCGCATCTGATGGACAAACTGGCTCTTAGGATTCGTGGGGCTCTAGGGGAGAGAGTGTCTGGCGTGAGGTGCAACGTGCGATTCGAGGTGTATCCGTTCTATGTTGGCGAGGCGATGGTAAGAATTGAAGGAACCACGCTGGCGCCGTCACCTGCGCCCTTTCCGTCGAGTCCGCCGCCCACGCCTCGTGAAGTGGTGACCCCTGTTAGTTCACCGAACAAAGGAG GAATCAAGAATAAGATCTGGATAATAGCCGTGAGTGCGTCTCTCGCACTTCTGTTATTTTCCATCCTTTTTGCCTTTATGTGGACTCGGTCAAGACAAAGAGATAAGA GAAACACAAACTCGCAATTGCAAGTTGCTCCGCCTAGCACAGAGGAGGCTATAATGATCTGGAGGATGGAAGAGGGTCACTCTGAATTCTCGACGTTCGAGTTCTCTCAGATAGTAGATGCCACAAACAACTTTTCAGAAATAAATAAACTTGGAGAAGGTGGTTTTGGTCGTGTATACAAG GGACAACTGCCAAATGGTCTTGAGATAGCAGTTAAGAGACTAGCTCAACATTCAGGGCAAGGTCTGAATGAGTTCAAGACTGAGATTCAGCTTATTGCCAAGCTTCAGCATACCAACTTGGTGAGACTCTTGGGATGCTGCATTcagggagaagagaagattCTTATATATGAATACATGTTAAACAAAAGCTTGGACTTCTTCATATTTG ATACGACAAGAAGATCACTATTAAACTGGAACAGGAGGCGCCACATAATTGAAGGGATAGCTCAAGGACTACTCTATCTCCACAAGCACTCGCGTTGGCGGGTTATACACAGGGATTTAAAAGCGAGCAATATTCTCTTAGACGATAATATGAACCCGAAGATATCGGATTTTGGTCTAGCTCGAATATTTGGGTCGAATGAAACCCACGCTAATACAAGCAGAGTTATGGGAACACA TGGTTATATGGCTCCTGAATATGCTTCAGAGGGACAGTTCTCGATCAAGTCAGACGTCTTCAGCTTCGGTGTGCTGCTCCTGGAGATTATAAGTGGCAAAAGAAACAACGGGTTCCACCAAACCGGGAATTATGGCAATCTTCTTGGATAT GCTTGGCTATTATGGAAAAGGGAAAATTGGTGTGAGCTCATTGACCCTTGCTTAGATGTTAAGCATCCAAATATGGACATTATGAGATTCATTAATGTCGGGTTAATGTGTGTTCAAGACAACGCTGTTGATCGGCCTGCGATCTCGGATGCTATCTCACTGCTTATGAATGAGAGCACAAGCTTGCCTGACCCAAAGCAGCCGGCTTAttttaggaacagaggagAATATCCATTTGAGCTAGAGGAACCACAAAGTGTAAACCTTGTAACTGGTTCACCTCCGGATGGTAGATag
- the LOC106865727 gene encoding putative cysteine-rich receptor-like protein kinase 20: MEQKGPNSSLVFTMKEAGISMVVVLPCFLLLLLFLSSPLAAAAAADAAFSEYSCNGTTGNYTANDAFGANLERLTAALPADASAAPSLFASATIGTGPDTVYGLALCRGDITDARACSGCLDDAFRKLRGLCAGVRDATFYHDLCTLRYSGDDFLARPDDNSPVINAMDANSSTYADWDSRNATSQSLFLSRVDTLFSEMSIYGSYNSPARRFASAAMYINPTLPTVYGLAQCTPALSPAQCLRCFQGLKELIRQWYDGREGGRILGVRCNFRYEGYQFFGGSPVVRIGFAPSSPTGSNQKKTLIIVLCLSITVFCAMLVGCLLLIRRQRKGGGKTKLPHLPPHSRSSSKTEEALKLWKIEESSSEFTLYDFNELAVATDDFSEDNRLGRGGFGPVYKGTLPDGTEVAVKRLSAQSGQGLVEFKNEIQLIAKLQHTNLVKLLGCCVQEEEKMLVYEYLPNRSLDFFIFDQERGPSLDWKKRRHIIEGIAQGLLYLHKHSRVRIIHRDLKASNILLDRDLNPKISDFGMARIFGSNMTEANTNRVVGTYGYMAPEYASEGIFSVKSDVFSFGVLLLEIVSGKRNSGHQHYGDFVNLLGYAWKMWREGRWLELVDQTPGDGSEAGTSMMRCIKVALLCVQDNATDRPTMTEVTAMLGNDGVPLPDPRRPPHFDLRVTSDDEEEDDAGPGVVRRTRSHFTGSRSTNEVTISTIQEGR, encoded by the exons ATGGAACAAAAAGGGCCAAACTCTTCTCTAGTTTTCACGATGAAAGAGGCCGGCATCAGCATGGTTGTCGTCCTGccctgcttcctcctcctccttcttttcCTATCCAgcccgctcgccgccgccgccgccgccgacgccgccttctcgGAGTACTCCTGCAATGGCACCACCGGCAACTACACGGCGAACGACGCCTTCGGGGCCAACCTCGAGCGCCTCACCGCGGCGCTCCCCGCAGACGCCTCCGCCGCACCATCGCTCTTCGCCTCGGCCACCATCGGCACCGGCCCTGACACAGTCTACGGCCTCGCGCTCTGCCGCGGCGACATCACGGACGCCAGGGCGTGCTCCGGCTGCCTCGACGACGCGTTCCGAAAGCTGCGGGGCCTCTGCGCCGGCGTCAGGGACGCCACGTTCTACCACGACCTCTGCACGCTCCGCTACTCCGGCGACGACTTCCTGGCCCGCCCCGACGACAACAGCCCCGTGATCAACGCCATGGACGCCAACAGTTCGACGTACGCCGATTGGGACAGCCGCAACGCCACGTCCCAGAGCCTCTTCCTGTCGCGGGTGGACACCCTGTTCTCGGAGATGTCCATATACGGGTCCTACAACTCCCCGGCCCGCCGCTTCGCCAGCGCCGCCATGTACATCAACCCGACGCTGCCGACGGTGTACGGGCTCGCGCAgtgcacgccggcgctctCCCCGGCCCAGTGCTTGCGCTGCTTCCAGGGCCTCAAGGAGCTGATCCGCCAGTGGTACGACGGCCGCGAGGGCGGCCGCATCCTCGGCGTCCGCTGCAACTTCCGCTATGAGGGCTACCAGTTCTTCGGCGGTTCCCCGGTTGTCAGGATCGGATTCGCCCCATCTTCACCTACAGGAAGCAATCAGAAGAAGACCTTAATTATCGTTCTATGCTTGTCGATTACGGTGTTCTGTGCTATGTTAGTCGGGTGCCTCCTGCTGATCAGAAGacaaagaaaaggaggag GGAAGACGAAATTGCCCCATCTACCACCCCATTCCAGAAGCAGCTCGAAAACAGAGGAAGCCCTGAAGCTGTGGAAGATCGAGGAGAGCAGCTCAGAGTTCACGCTGTATGACTTCAACGAGCTGGCTGTCGCCACCGACGACTTCTCCGAAGACAACAGGCTCGGAAGAGGCGGCTTCGGGCCGGTTTACAAG GGTACGTTGCCTGATGGAACCGAGGTGGCGGTGAAGAGGCTGTCGGCGCAGTCCGGGCAAGGGCTGGTGGAGTTCAAGAACGAGATCCAGCTGATCGCCAAGCTGCAGCACACGAACCTGGTGAAGCTCCTGGGGTGCTGcgtgcaggaggaggagaagatgcTGGTGTACGAGTACTTGCCCAACAGAAGCCTAGACTTCTTCATCTTCG ACCAAGAGAGAGGACCGTCGCTGGATTGGAAGAAACGGCGGCACATAATCGAAGGGATCGCACAGGGGCTGCTGTACCTGCACAAGCACTCGCGCGTGCGCATCATCCACCGGGATCTCAAGGCCAGCAACATTTTGCTGGACAGAGATCTGAACCCCAAGATATCGGATTTCGGCATGGCAAGGATCTTCGGCTCCAACATGACGGAGGCCAACACCAACAGGGTCGTCGGCACCTA CGGTTATATGGCCCCTGAGTACGCTTCCGAGGGCATCTTCTCGGTAAAGTCTGACGTGTTCAGCTTTGGAGTGTTGCTGCTTGAGATCGTGAGCGGCAAAAGGAACAGCGGTCATCAACACTATGGGGACTTTGTCAACCTCCTCGGCTAC GCATGGAAGATGTGGAGGGAAGGGAGATGGTTGGAGCTGGTTGACCAGACGCCGGGCGACGGCAGCGAGGCGGGTACGAGCATGATGCGGTGCATCAAGGTGGCGCTGCTGTGCGTGCAGGACAACGCGACGGACCGGCCGACGATGACGGAGGTGACGGCGATGCTGGGCAACGACGGGGTGCCGCTGCCGGAcccgaggcggccgccgcacTTCGACCTGCGGGTCAccagcgacgacgaggaagaagacgatgcCGGGCCGGGTGTGGTGCGACGGACGCGGTCGCACTTCACCGGATCGCGCAGCACCAACGAGGTGACCATCAGCACCATCCAGGAAGGAAGGTAG